The genomic window ATAATGTGCGACTGTTCCTAAGATCACTGGCAATGGTCTTTTAACGATTCTTTCAAAATCTTCGCCACGCAACGTTAGCCCCATTCCAAACAAGATGATTCCTAGTAAATAAGATGTATTTGGAATTACCCACTGGCTAGTTTGTGGCAACAAATAGTTAAAGATTGCCCAAATGACGACCAAAACGGTAAACCATTTACCAATCCATTTTCCAAGTCCTTCTACTTTTTCCAATATTCTTCACTCCATCCCTATTTAAAAAATTTATCGATAATATCCAAGCGCCATTTTGGCAGCTCGGCTCATTTTGTCTGGCGTCCAAGCTGGATACCAAACTAGATTTATTTTGACTTTTTCGATCTCCGGCAACTGTTCTAGAGCTGATTGAATCAATTGCTCTAAAACTGCTGAGATCGGACACCCCATCGTAGTTAACGTCATTTTGACGGTACAAATTTTATCTTCCAAACTTATGCCGTAGATCAAACCGAGATTAACC from Companilactobacillus sp. includes these protein-coding regions:
- a CDS encoding metal-sulfur cluster assembly factor; protein product: MVDEVKQETNETKVSDLQDRILEQLTKVIDPELRVDLVNLGLIYGISLEDKICTVKMTLTTMGCPISAVLEQLIQSALEQLPEIEKVKINLVWYPAWTPDKMSRAAKMALGYYR